The proteins below are encoded in one region of Drosophila santomea strain STO CAGO 1482 chromosome 2R, Prin_Dsan_1.1, whole genome shotgun sequence:
- the LOC120444571 gene encoding uncharacterized protein LOC120444571 isoform X3, whose amino-acid sequence MRLPCFLSASASLSLFLLLEFVVWIHGEQDFNVNDSQVPVIEPKDVPAYKQDPYVTELMSCQNAPSEIVLSLLLKKHDWSELTATKRAHVQAKLAKFFAIPKEFISLDSVSKRELRSMHKLAMRKGGKGNKNIETLNRRLGRASFMIGCGPSYFVMGEPIAKQIAHQMKDGTIGALTEENFGLWFIWRKELKSRSNRKRRQSEGSGADEDDYDYGDDDEEVAEPSTEVPPVTTHAHRHHHGALEVSEKIVSPESVSSSAVPLVPDVQEEIEESVSKLESVISKTIENTKNIKELPVLGEADDGEDEEDVELQQLGAPLAAEIAPEETTSAAATRATEMVKPVDLEDHDIQVDSGAVPAVDVEASATSTPSMSAPETLKPFSPYDAISSASSSSSSSPVASIASGSEAGEDSTSVSTPHLSPANSPTVMPTELDRNGLATTSSSSPSASPPSPSATTQDTQPTTSASASYSSPSSTTTSTTATVSTTTTASSTATTTTTTTTLSESPKPNTALNELELSTLLPIDDFEGTATATQPTVTATASATAIASTAAATAAATATATTATATATASATPAGESEFHIESTTHRTISSKEGEPDAISSSSSSNNSLANNELSTPATPTSSVATTTAATPESSSSGTFVSTDYMEPQPEENSPPIIKTRLQKLAVTSGKAFTFHVLPETFYDAEDQGNLRLALTDKDGHELKANSWLQFNADKRELYGLPLDDTVSRWQYRLSATDSGNASVTETVEISVQQHRAVRTINHEISVFVRINEKPGHNIDWQLKLINAVARTLDDSTNSAVVVREIRQTPHDPHSATLVYFNETLPTSECPEKELKDIVARLDANRLSDLVQPQLGIKSITGQLIGSCQKDLTQVKPTQHMTKNVPPMPRNQVDRVNASLGQLLVYKVPADTFYDANDNQLTLTLKTRDHLELSPRHWLQFDSKNEEFYGIPKSGDIGSEEYLLVAEDSGGLSAHDALVVVVSPAPKRDFGFFFKAYLSIKHERFNADLQRKFVERVAKLNGDATTGQIQIRSITTHHDSDGTIVNFYNTTLYRKHNSCREKEVAMTRSVYLNSDLSLREAAKRALGPELNLTNFSVVPFSICHLTANIDTNQLDYIPSRPEEPTHKSSFGDDYMITFVWPIVIIVTMLVAASIIACCLHWCRQRSGKMELGDEEERKSFRAKGIPVIFQDEYEEKPEIGNKSPVILKDEKPPLLPPSYNTSNLNGDNDVDDYVPPPSVVVGGREVRGKSPATPSYRKPPPYVSP is encoded by the exons ATGAGATTGCCGTGCTTCTTATCGGCCAGTGCGAGCCTGTCGCTGTTCCTCCTCCTGGAATTCGTCGTTTGGATTCACGGCGAGCAGGACTTCAACGTCAACGATTCCCAG GTCCCTGTAATTGAGCCAAAGGATGTGCCCGCCTACAAACAGGATCCGTATGTCACGGAGTTGATGAGTTGCCAAAATGCTCCCAGCGAAATTGTGCTTTCGCTTTTGCTGAAAAAACACGACTGGAGCGAGCTGACGGCCACAAAACGAGCTCATGTCCAAgccaagttggccaagttcTTTGCCATACCCAAG GAATTTATTTCCCTGGATTCGGTGTCGAAACGCGAACTGAGATCCATGCACAAATTGGCCATGAGAAAAGGAGGTAAGGGCAACAAGAACATCGAGACCCTGAATCGCCGCCTAGGACGCGCCAGTTTCATG ATCGGCTGTGGTCCAAGCTACTTTGTGATGGGTGAACCGATAGCCAAGCAGATTGCCCACCAGATGAAGGATGGCACCATTGGCGCTCTGACGGAGGAGAACTTTGGCCTGTGGTTTATTTGGCGAAAGGAATTGAAATCGAG ATCAAACCGCAAGCGACGTCAATCCGAGGGCTCTGGTGCTGATGAAGATGACTACGACTACGGGGATGACGATGAGGAAGTTGC TGAGCCCAGTACGGAAGTGCCGCCAGTGACCACACATGCCCATCGACATCATCACGGAGCG TTGGAGGTGTCGGAGAAGATAGTGTCACCCGAATCCGTCTCTTCGTCGGCTGTTCCCCTGGTTCCGGACGTGCAGGAGGAGATCGAAGAGAGTGTCTCCAAGTTGGAGTCCGTCATCAGCAAGACAATTGAGAACACGAAGAACATAAAGGAGCTGCCCGTTCTGGGCGAAGCCGACGATGGCGAAGATGAGGAGGATGTGGAACTACAGCAATTGGGAGCTCCGCTGGCGGCAGAGATTGCGCCAGAAGAGACCACAAGTGCGGCAGCCACACGAGCCACGGAAATGGTAAAGCCCGTTGATTTGGAGGATCACGATATTCAGGTGGACTCCGGCGCAGTTCCGGCCGTCGATGTGGAGGCCTCGGCCACGTCCACGCCCTCGATGTCCGCCCCCGAAACACTGAAGCCCTTTTCACCCTATGACGCCATCTCTTCGgcgtcgtcctcgtcctcgtcctcgccCGTCGCATCGATTGCATCTGGCAGTGAAGCTGGAGAAGATTCAACTTCGGTGTCGACCCCTCACCTGTCCCCAGCTAACTCACCCACGGTCATGCCCACAGAGCTAGACAGAAATGGGCTAGCCACTACATCCTCATCATCTCCGTCCGCCTCACCTCCATCGCCATCCGCAACAACACAAGACACTCAACCAACcacatctgcatctgcatcatactcatccccatcctcaacaacaacaagcacaacagcaacagtctcaacaacaacaacagcatcatcaacagcaacaacaactacaacaacaacaacactatCTGAATCGCCAAAG CCAAATACTGCGCTTAATGAGCTCGAGCTGAGCACCCTGCTGCCCATCGACGATTTTGAGGGCACTGCTACTGCCACACAGCCAACTGtcactgcaactgcatctgcaactgCCATTGcaagcacagcagcagcaacagcagcagcaaccgcaacagcaacaactgcaactgcaactgcaactgcatctgcaacACCAGCGGGCGAAAGCGAATTTCATATAGAGTCCACAACGCACCGCACGATTAGCTCTAAG GAAGGAGAACCCGAtgccatcagcagcagcagcagcagcaacaacagcctGGCCAATAATGAG CTGTCGACGCCTGCCACGCCTACATCTTCGGTGGCCACGACCACGGCTGCTACTCCGGAGTCGAGCAGCAGCGGCACCTTCGTCTCCACCGACTACATGGAACCGCAGCCGGAGGAGAATAGCCCGCCCATCATCAAGACGCGCCTGCAGAAGCTGGCGGTGACATCGGGCAAGGCCTTCACCTTCCATGTGCTGCCGGAAACGTTTTACGATGCCGAGGACCAGGGTAATCTCCGTCTGGCGCTCACCGACAAGGATGGCCACGAGCTAAAGGCCAACTCTTGGCTGCAGTTCAACGCCGACAAGAGGGAGCTTTATGGCCT GCCTCTGGACGACACGGTATCCCGCTGGCAATATCGCCTATCGGCCACGGATTCGGGCAACGCCAGTGTCACGGAAACCGTGGAGATAAGTGTGCAGCAGCATCGCGCAGTGAGGACCATTAACCACGAGATCAGTGTGTTTGTCCGGATCAACGAGAAGCCGGGTCACAACATTGATTGGCAGTTGAAGCTGATTAATGCGGTGGCCAGAACCTTGGACGACTCCACTAACTCGGCGGTGGTGGTGCGCGAGATCCGACAGACGCCACACGATCCGCATAGTGCCACCTTGGTGTATTTTAACGAAACGCTGCCCACCAGCGAGTGTCCTGAGAAGGAACTAAAGGATATTGTCGCACGACTGGATGCCAATAGACTGAGTGATTTGGTTCAGCCACAGTTGGGAATTAAATCAATAACCGGACAGTTAATCGGATCCTGCCAGAAGGATTTAACTCAGGTGAAACCGACGCAGCACATGACCAAGAATGTGCCGCCGATGCCACGCAATCAGGTGGATCGCGTGAACGCCAGCTTGGGCCAGCTGCTGGTCTACAAAGTGCCCGCGGATACCTTTTACGATGCGAACGACAATCAGTTGACTCTTACCTTGAAGACCAGGGATCACCTTGAGCTGAGCCCACGCCACTGGCTGCAGTTCGACTCCAAGAACGAAGAGTTCTACGGCATACCGAAGAGCGGCGACATTGGTTCCGAGGAATATCTGTTGGTGGCGGAGGACAGCGGTGGCTTGAGTGCCCATGATGCCCTGGTCGTAGTGGTCAGTCCAGCTCCCAAGCGTGACTTTGGGTTCTTCTTCAAGGCCTATCTGTCTATCAAGCACGAGCGATTCAACGCCGATCTGCAGCGGAAGTTTGTGGAGCGTGTGGCGAAGTTGAATGGAGATGCTACCACTGGCCAGATCCAGATCCGCTCGATAACCACACACCACGACTCCGACGGCACCATAGTGAACTTCTACAACACGACGCTGTACAGGAAGCACAACAGTTGTCGGGAGAAGGAAGTGGCCATGACCAGGAGTGTCTACCTAAACAGTGACCTCAGCTTGCGGGAGGCAGCCAAACGGGCCTTGGGACCCGAACTCAATCTGACCAACTTTTCGGTGGTACCCTTCAGTATTTGTCATC TTACCGCGAACATAGACACCAACCAACTTGATTATATACCAAGTCGCCCCGAGGAGCCTACTCATAAATCCTCCTTCGGCGATGATTACATGATCACGTTCGTATGGCCCATCGTAATCATTGTTACCATGCTTGTGGCTGCCTCAATCATTGCCTGCTGCCTGCACTGGTGTCGCCAGAGAAGCGGCAAAATGGAGCTAG GCGATGAAGAGGAGCGCAAGTCCTTCCGTGCCAAGGGTATACCCGTCATCTTCCAGGACGAGTACGAGGAGAAGCCCGAGATCGGCAACAAGAGTCCTGTTATTCTGAAGGACGAGAAGCCGCCGCTGTTGCCCCCATCCTACAATACCTCAAATCTGAATG GTGACAACGACGTGGACGATTACGTGCCACCTCCATCGGTGGTTGTGGGCGGCCGGGAAGTGCGTGGAAAGTCGCCAGCCACGCCCTCTTACCGCAAACCACCGCCATATGTGTCGCCATAA
- the LOC120444571 gene encoding uncharacterized protein LOC120444571 isoform X1, translating into MRLPCFLSASASLSLFLLLEFVVWIHGEQDFNVNDSQVPVIEPKDVPAYKQDPYVTELMSCQNAPSEIVLSLLLKKHDWSELTATKRAHVQAKLAKFFAIPKEFISLDSVSKRELRSMHKLAMRKGGKGNKNIETLNRRLGRASFMIGCGPSYFVMGEPIAKQIAHQMKDGTIGALTEENFGLWFIWRKELKSRSNRKRRQSEGSGADEDDYDYGDDDEEVAEPSTEVPPVTTHAHRHHHGALEVSEKIVSPESVSSSAVPLVPDVQEEIEESVSKLESVISKTIENTKNIKELPVLGEADDGEDEEDVELQQLGAPLAAEIAPEETTSAAATRATEMVKPVDLEDHDIQVDSGAVPAVDVEASATSTPSMSAPETLKPFSPYDAISSASSSSSSSPVASIASGSEAGEDSTSVSTPHLSPANSPTVMPTELDRNGLATTSSSSPSASPPSPSATTQDTQPTTSASASYSSPSSTTTSTTATVSTTTTASSTATTTTTTTTLSESPKEGEPDAISSSSSSNNSLANNELSTPATPTSSVATTTAATPESSSSGTFVSTDYMEPQPEENSPPIIKTRLQKLAVTSGKAFTFHVLPETFYDAEDQGNLRLALTDKDGHELKANSWLQFNADKRELYGLPLDDTVSRWQYRLSATDSGNASVTETVEISVQQHRAVRTINHEISVFVRINEKPGHNIDWQLKLINAVARTLDDSTNSAVVVREIRQTPHDPHSATLVYFNETLPTSECPEKELKDIVARLDANRLSDLVQPQLGIKSITGQLIGSCQKDLTQVKPTQHMTKNVPPMPRNQVDRVNASLGQLLVYKVPADTFYDANDNQLTLTLKTRDHLELSPRHWLQFDSKNEEFYGIPKSGDIGSEEYLLVAEDSGGLSAHDALVVVVSPAPKRDFGFFFKAYLSIKHERFNADLQRKFVERVAKLNGDATTGQIQIRSITTHHDSDGTIVNFYNTTLYRKHNSCREKEVAMTRSVYLNSDLSLREAAKRALGPELNLTNFSVVPFSICHLTANIDTNQLDYIPSRPEEPTHKSSFGDDYMITFVWPIVIIVTMLVAASIIACCLHWCRQRSGKMELGDEEERKSFRAKGIPVIFQDEYEEKPEIGNKSPVILKDEKPPLLPPSYNTSNLNGDNDVDDYVPPPSVVVGGREVRGKSPATPSYRKPPPYVSP; encoded by the exons ATGAGATTGCCGTGCTTCTTATCGGCCAGTGCGAGCCTGTCGCTGTTCCTCCTCCTGGAATTCGTCGTTTGGATTCACGGCGAGCAGGACTTCAACGTCAACGATTCCCAG GTCCCTGTAATTGAGCCAAAGGATGTGCCCGCCTACAAACAGGATCCGTATGTCACGGAGTTGATGAGTTGCCAAAATGCTCCCAGCGAAATTGTGCTTTCGCTTTTGCTGAAAAAACACGACTGGAGCGAGCTGACGGCCACAAAACGAGCTCATGTCCAAgccaagttggccaagttcTTTGCCATACCCAAG GAATTTATTTCCCTGGATTCGGTGTCGAAACGCGAACTGAGATCCATGCACAAATTGGCCATGAGAAAAGGAGGTAAGGGCAACAAGAACATCGAGACCCTGAATCGCCGCCTAGGACGCGCCAGTTTCATG ATCGGCTGTGGTCCAAGCTACTTTGTGATGGGTGAACCGATAGCCAAGCAGATTGCCCACCAGATGAAGGATGGCACCATTGGCGCTCTGACGGAGGAGAACTTTGGCCTGTGGTTTATTTGGCGAAAGGAATTGAAATCGAG ATCAAACCGCAAGCGACGTCAATCCGAGGGCTCTGGTGCTGATGAAGATGACTACGACTACGGGGATGACGATGAGGAAGTTGC TGAGCCCAGTACGGAAGTGCCGCCAGTGACCACACATGCCCATCGACATCATCACGGAGCG TTGGAGGTGTCGGAGAAGATAGTGTCACCCGAATCCGTCTCTTCGTCGGCTGTTCCCCTGGTTCCGGACGTGCAGGAGGAGATCGAAGAGAGTGTCTCCAAGTTGGAGTCCGTCATCAGCAAGACAATTGAGAACACGAAGAACATAAAGGAGCTGCCCGTTCTGGGCGAAGCCGACGATGGCGAAGATGAGGAGGATGTGGAACTACAGCAATTGGGAGCTCCGCTGGCGGCAGAGATTGCGCCAGAAGAGACCACAAGTGCGGCAGCCACACGAGCCACGGAAATGGTAAAGCCCGTTGATTTGGAGGATCACGATATTCAGGTGGACTCCGGCGCAGTTCCGGCCGTCGATGTGGAGGCCTCGGCCACGTCCACGCCCTCGATGTCCGCCCCCGAAACACTGAAGCCCTTTTCACCCTATGACGCCATCTCTTCGgcgtcgtcctcgtcctcgtcctcgccCGTCGCATCGATTGCATCTGGCAGTGAAGCTGGAGAAGATTCAACTTCGGTGTCGACCCCTCACCTGTCCCCAGCTAACTCACCCACGGTCATGCCCACAGAGCTAGACAGAAATGGGCTAGCCACTACATCCTCATCATCTCCGTCCGCCTCACCTCCATCGCCATCCGCAACAACACAAGACACTCAACCAACcacatctgcatctgcatcatactcatccccatcctcaacaacaacaagcacaacagcaacagtctcaacaacaacaacagcatcatcaacagcaacaacaactacaacaacaacaacactatCTGAATCGCCAAAG GAAGGAGAACCCGAtgccatcagcagcagcagcagcagcaacaacagcctGGCCAATAATGAG CTGTCGACGCCTGCCACGCCTACATCTTCGGTGGCCACGACCACGGCTGCTACTCCGGAGTCGAGCAGCAGCGGCACCTTCGTCTCCACCGACTACATGGAACCGCAGCCGGAGGAGAATAGCCCGCCCATCATCAAGACGCGCCTGCAGAAGCTGGCGGTGACATCGGGCAAGGCCTTCACCTTCCATGTGCTGCCGGAAACGTTTTACGATGCCGAGGACCAGGGTAATCTCCGTCTGGCGCTCACCGACAAGGATGGCCACGAGCTAAAGGCCAACTCTTGGCTGCAGTTCAACGCCGACAAGAGGGAGCTTTATGGCCT GCCTCTGGACGACACGGTATCCCGCTGGCAATATCGCCTATCGGCCACGGATTCGGGCAACGCCAGTGTCACGGAAACCGTGGAGATAAGTGTGCAGCAGCATCGCGCAGTGAGGACCATTAACCACGAGATCAGTGTGTTTGTCCGGATCAACGAGAAGCCGGGTCACAACATTGATTGGCAGTTGAAGCTGATTAATGCGGTGGCCAGAACCTTGGACGACTCCACTAACTCGGCGGTGGTGGTGCGCGAGATCCGACAGACGCCACACGATCCGCATAGTGCCACCTTGGTGTATTTTAACGAAACGCTGCCCACCAGCGAGTGTCCTGAGAAGGAACTAAAGGATATTGTCGCACGACTGGATGCCAATAGACTGAGTGATTTGGTTCAGCCACAGTTGGGAATTAAATCAATAACCGGACAGTTAATCGGATCCTGCCAGAAGGATTTAACTCAGGTGAAACCGACGCAGCACATGACCAAGAATGTGCCGCCGATGCCACGCAATCAGGTGGATCGCGTGAACGCCAGCTTGGGCCAGCTGCTGGTCTACAAAGTGCCCGCGGATACCTTTTACGATGCGAACGACAATCAGTTGACTCTTACCTTGAAGACCAGGGATCACCTTGAGCTGAGCCCACGCCACTGGCTGCAGTTCGACTCCAAGAACGAAGAGTTCTACGGCATACCGAAGAGCGGCGACATTGGTTCCGAGGAATATCTGTTGGTGGCGGAGGACAGCGGTGGCTTGAGTGCCCATGATGCCCTGGTCGTAGTGGTCAGTCCAGCTCCCAAGCGTGACTTTGGGTTCTTCTTCAAGGCCTATCTGTCTATCAAGCACGAGCGATTCAACGCCGATCTGCAGCGGAAGTTTGTGGAGCGTGTGGCGAAGTTGAATGGAGATGCTACCACTGGCCAGATCCAGATCCGCTCGATAACCACACACCACGACTCCGACGGCACCATAGTGAACTTCTACAACACGACGCTGTACAGGAAGCACAACAGTTGTCGGGAGAAGGAAGTGGCCATGACCAGGAGTGTCTACCTAAACAGTGACCTCAGCTTGCGGGAGGCAGCCAAACGGGCCTTGGGACCCGAACTCAATCTGACCAACTTTTCGGTGGTACCCTTCAGTATTTGTCATC TTACCGCGAACATAGACACCAACCAACTTGATTATATACCAAGTCGCCCCGAGGAGCCTACTCATAAATCCTCCTTCGGCGATGATTACATGATCACGTTCGTATGGCCCATCGTAATCATTGTTACCATGCTTGTGGCTGCCTCAATCATTGCCTGCTGCCTGCACTGGTGTCGCCAGAGAAGCGGCAAAATGGAGCTAG GCGATGAAGAGGAGCGCAAGTCCTTCCGTGCCAAGGGTATACCCGTCATCTTCCAGGACGAGTACGAGGAGAAGCCCGAGATCGGCAACAAGAGTCCTGTTATTCTGAAGGACGAGAAGCCGCCGCTGTTGCCCCCATCCTACAATACCTCAAATCTGAATG GTGACAACGACGTGGACGATTACGTGCCACCTCCATCGGTGGTTGTGGGCGGCCGGGAAGTGCGTGGAAAGTCGCCAGCCACGCCCTCTTACCGCAAACCACCGCCATATGTGTCGCCATAA
- the LOC120444571 gene encoding uncharacterized protein LOC120444571 isoform X2 — translation MRLPCFLSASASLSLFLLLEFVVWIHGEQDFNVNDSQVPVIEPKDVPAYKQDPYVTELMSCQNAPSEIVLSLLLKKHDWSELTATKRAHVQAKLAKFFAIPKEFISLDSVSKRELRSMHKLAMRKGGKGNKNIETLNRRLGRASFMIGCGPSYFVMGEPIAKQIAHQMKDGTIGALTEENFGLWFIWRKELKSRSNRKRRQSEGSGADEDDYDYGDDDEEVAEPSTEVPPVTTHAHRHHHGAEGEPDAISSSSSSNNSLANNELSTPATPTSSVATTTAATPESSSSGTFVSTDYMEPQPEENSPPIIKTRLQKLAVTSGKAFTFHVLPETFYDAEDQGNLRLALTDKDGHELKANSWLQFNADKRELYGLPLDDTVSRWQYRLSATDSGNASVTETVEISVQQHRAVRTINHEISVFVRINEKPGHNIDWQLKLINAVARTLDDSTNSAVVVREIRQTPHDPHSATLVYFNETLPTSECPEKELKDIVARLDANRLSDLVQPQLGIKSITGQLIGSCQKDLTQVKPTQHMTKNVPPMPRNQVDRVNASLGQLLVYKVPADTFYDANDNQLTLTLKTRDHLELSPRHWLQFDSKNEEFYGIPKSGDIGSEEYLLVAEDSGGLSAHDALVVVVSPAPKRDFGFFFKAYLSIKHERFNADLQRKFVERVAKLNGDATTGQIQIRSITTHHDSDGTIVNFYNTTLYRKHNSCREKEVAMTRSVYLNSDLSLREAAKRALGPELNLTNFSVVPFSICHLTANIDTNQLDYIPSRPEEPTHKSSFGDDYMITFVWPIVIIVTMLVAASIIACCLHWCRQRSGKMELGDEEERKSFRAKGIPVIFQDEYEEKPEIGNKSPVILKDEKPPLLPPSYNTSNLNGDNDVDDYVPPPSVVVGGREVRGKSPATPSYRKPPPYVSP, via the exons ATGAGATTGCCGTGCTTCTTATCGGCCAGTGCGAGCCTGTCGCTGTTCCTCCTCCTGGAATTCGTCGTTTGGATTCACGGCGAGCAGGACTTCAACGTCAACGATTCCCAG GTCCCTGTAATTGAGCCAAAGGATGTGCCCGCCTACAAACAGGATCCGTATGTCACGGAGTTGATGAGTTGCCAAAATGCTCCCAGCGAAATTGTGCTTTCGCTTTTGCTGAAAAAACACGACTGGAGCGAGCTGACGGCCACAAAACGAGCTCATGTCCAAgccaagttggccaagttcTTTGCCATACCCAAG GAATTTATTTCCCTGGATTCGGTGTCGAAACGCGAACTGAGATCCATGCACAAATTGGCCATGAGAAAAGGAGGTAAGGGCAACAAGAACATCGAGACCCTGAATCGCCGCCTAGGACGCGCCAGTTTCATG ATCGGCTGTGGTCCAAGCTACTTTGTGATGGGTGAACCGATAGCCAAGCAGATTGCCCACCAGATGAAGGATGGCACCATTGGCGCTCTGACGGAGGAGAACTTTGGCCTGTGGTTTATTTGGCGAAAGGAATTGAAATCGAG ATCAAACCGCAAGCGACGTCAATCCGAGGGCTCTGGTGCTGATGAAGATGACTACGACTACGGGGATGACGATGAGGAAGTTGC TGAGCCCAGTACGGAAGTGCCGCCAGTGACCACACATGCCCATCGACATCATCACGGAGCG GAAGGAGAACCCGAtgccatcagcagcagcagcagcagcaacaacagcctGGCCAATAATGAG CTGTCGACGCCTGCCACGCCTACATCTTCGGTGGCCACGACCACGGCTGCTACTCCGGAGTCGAGCAGCAGCGGCACCTTCGTCTCCACCGACTACATGGAACCGCAGCCGGAGGAGAATAGCCCGCCCATCATCAAGACGCGCCTGCAGAAGCTGGCGGTGACATCGGGCAAGGCCTTCACCTTCCATGTGCTGCCGGAAACGTTTTACGATGCCGAGGACCAGGGTAATCTCCGTCTGGCGCTCACCGACAAGGATGGCCACGAGCTAAAGGCCAACTCTTGGCTGCAGTTCAACGCCGACAAGAGGGAGCTTTATGGCCT GCCTCTGGACGACACGGTATCCCGCTGGCAATATCGCCTATCGGCCACGGATTCGGGCAACGCCAGTGTCACGGAAACCGTGGAGATAAGTGTGCAGCAGCATCGCGCAGTGAGGACCATTAACCACGAGATCAGTGTGTTTGTCCGGATCAACGAGAAGCCGGGTCACAACATTGATTGGCAGTTGAAGCTGATTAATGCGGTGGCCAGAACCTTGGACGACTCCACTAACTCGGCGGTGGTGGTGCGCGAGATCCGACAGACGCCACACGATCCGCATAGTGCCACCTTGGTGTATTTTAACGAAACGCTGCCCACCAGCGAGTGTCCTGAGAAGGAACTAAAGGATATTGTCGCACGACTGGATGCCAATAGACTGAGTGATTTGGTTCAGCCACAGTTGGGAATTAAATCAATAACCGGACAGTTAATCGGATCCTGCCAGAAGGATTTAACTCAGGTGAAACCGACGCAGCACATGACCAAGAATGTGCCGCCGATGCCACGCAATCAGGTGGATCGCGTGAACGCCAGCTTGGGCCAGCTGCTGGTCTACAAAGTGCCCGCGGATACCTTTTACGATGCGAACGACAATCAGTTGACTCTTACCTTGAAGACCAGGGATCACCTTGAGCTGAGCCCACGCCACTGGCTGCAGTTCGACTCCAAGAACGAAGAGTTCTACGGCATACCGAAGAGCGGCGACATTGGTTCCGAGGAATATCTGTTGGTGGCGGAGGACAGCGGTGGCTTGAGTGCCCATGATGCCCTGGTCGTAGTGGTCAGTCCAGCTCCCAAGCGTGACTTTGGGTTCTTCTTCAAGGCCTATCTGTCTATCAAGCACGAGCGATTCAACGCCGATCTGCAGCGGAAGTTTGTGGAGCGTGTGGCGAAGTTGAATGGAGATGCTACCACTGGCCAGATCCAGATCCGCTCGATAACCACACACCACGACTCCGACGGCACCATAGTGAACTTCTACAACACGACGCTGTACAGGAAGCACAACAGTTGTCGGGAGAAGGAAGTGGCCATGACCAGGAGTGTCTACCTAAACAGTGACCTCAGCTTGCGGGAGGCAGCCAAACGGGCCTTGGGACCCGAACTCAATCTGACCAACTTTTCGGTGGTACCCTTCAGTATTTGTCATC TTACCGCGAACATAGACACCAACCAACTTGATTATATACCAAGTCGCCCCGAGGAGCCTACTCATAAATCCTCCTTCGGCGATGATTACATGATCACGTTCGTATGGCCCATCGTAATCATTGTTACCATGCTTGTGGCTGCCTCAATCATTGCCTGCTGCCTGCACTGGTGTCGCCAGAGAAGCGGCAAAATGGAGCTAG GCGATGAAGAGGAGCGCAAGTCCTTCCGTGCCAAGGGTATACCCGTCATCTTCCAGGACGAGTACGAGGAGAAGCCCGAGATCGGCAACAAGAGTCCTGTTATTCTGAAGGACGAGAAGCCGCCGCTGTTGCCCCCATCCTACAATACCTCAAATCTGAATG GTGACAACGACGTGGACGATTACGTGCCACCTCCATCGGTGGTTGTGGGCGGCCGGGAAGTGCGTGGAAAGTCGCCAGCCACGCCCTCTTACCGCAAACCACCGCCATATGTGTCGCCATAA